The Streptomyces capitiformicae genome contains the following window.
CGAGCTGGGCCAGGACCAGGTGGTGGAGCTGCGCCGGGACGGCGTGACGGTGACGACGTTCGACGGCCGCCCCGCCGAAGTGCGCTCCTACCACGTCGACTGGGACGCGTCGGCGGCCGAAAAGGGGGGTTATGACTACTTCATGCTCAAGGAGATCGCCGAGCAGCCCAAGGCGGTCGCCGATACGCTCCTGGGCCGCATCGACGCCTCGGGCTCACTGACGCTGGACGAGGTCCGCATCGGCGCGGCCGAACTGCGCGAGGTGGACAAGGTGGTCATCGTCGCGTGCGGTACGGCGTTCCATGCCGGCCTCATCGCCAAGTACGCCATCGAGCACTGGACGCGGGTCCCGTGCGAGGTGGAGCTGGCGAGCGAGTTCCGTTACCGGGACCCGATCCTCGACCCCCGCACCCTCGTCATCGCCATCTCCCAGTCCGGCGAGACCATGGACACGCTGATGGCGCTGCGCCACGCCCGCGAGCAGGGCTCCCGCGTCCTCGCGATCTGCAACACCAACGGCTCGACGATCCCCCGCGAGTCGGACGCGGTGCTGTACACCCACGCGGGTCCGGAGGTCGCGGTCGCGTCGACGAAGGCGTTCCTGACCCAACTGGTGGCCTGCTACCTCGTCGCGCTCTACCTCGGCCAAGTACGGGGCACCAAATGGGGCGACGAGATCCAGGCGGTGATCCGCGACCTCTCCAGAATCTCCCACGAGGTGGAGCGGGTCCTGGAAACCATGGAGCCCGTACGGGAGTTGGCCCGCACCCTGGCCGCCAAGAACACGGTGCTGTTCCTGGGCCGCCACGTCGGCTACCCGGTCGCCCTCGAAGGCGCCCTGAAACTCAAGGAACTGGCCTACATGCACGCGGAGGGCTTCGCGGCGGGCGAGCTGAAGCACGGCCCGATCGCCCTGATCGAGGAGGACCTCCCGGTGGTGGTCCTGGTTCCGTCCCCGGCCGGCCGTTCCCTCCTCCACGACAAGATCGTCTCCAACATCCAGGAGATCCGCGCGAGAGGCGCCAGCACGATCGTCATCGCGGAGGAGGGCGACGAAACGGTGGTCCCGTACGCCGACCACCTGATCCGCATCCCGCCGACCCCCACCCTCCTCCAACCCCTGGTCGCCACGGTCCCCCTCCAGGTCTTCGCCTGTGAACTCGCCACCGCCCGAGGCAACGAGGTCGACCAGCCGCGGAACCTGGCGAAGTCGGTGACAGTGGAGTGACCCGGCGCCGACCCGGCATCGTAGGGTGCGGCCCATGCCCATCATCGGAGTCGGCATCGACGTCGCCGAGATCGACCGTTTCCGCGCCGCCATGGAACGAACCCCCACCATGGCCGAACGCCTCTTCCTGCCGAGCGAACTCCTCCTCCCGAGCGGCGAACGCCGAGGCATCGCCTCCCTCGCCGCCCGCTTCGCCGCCAAGGAAGCCCTCGCCAAGGCCCTGGGCGCCCCCGCCGGCCTCCACTGGACCGACGCCGAGGTCTACGTAGAACCCACCGGCCAACCCCGCCTCCGAGTAACCGGCACGGTAGCGGCCCGCGCCACCGACCTCGGCGTCAAGTCCTGGCACATCT
Protein-coding sequences here:
- the glmS gene encoding glutamine--fructose-6-phosphate transaminase (isomerizing) — encoded protein: MCGIVGYIGSQSALDVVLAGLKRLEYRGYDSAGVAVPADGGLAAAKKAGKLINLEKELVGRPLPTGSTGIGHTRWATHGGPTDTNAHPHLDNAGRVAVVHNGIIENFAALRAELAERGHDLVSETDTEVVAHLLAEEFSSCDDLAEAMRLVCRRLEGAFTLVAVHADAPDVVVGARRNSPLVVGIGEGEAFLASDVAAFIAHTRSAIELGQDQVVELRRDGVTVTTFDGRPAEVRSYHVDWDASAAEKGGYDYFMLKEIAEQPKAVADTLLGRIDASGSLTLDEVRIGAAELREVDKVVIVACGTAFHAGLIAKYAIEHWTRVPCEVELASEFRYRDPILDPRTLVIAISQSGETMDTLMALRHAREQGSRVLAICNTNGSTIPRESDAVLYTHAGPEVAVASTKAFLTQLVACYLVALYLGQVRGTKWGDEIQAVIRDLSRISHEVERVLETMEPVRELARTLAAKNTVLFLGRHVGYPVALEGALKLKELAYMHAEGFAAGELKHGPIALIEEDLPVVVLVPSPAGRSLLHDKIVSNIQEIRARGASTIVIAEEGDETVVPYADHLIRIPPTPTLLQPLVATVPLQVFACELATARGNEVDQPRNLAKSVTVE
- a CDS encoding holo-ACP synthase yields the protein MPIIGVGIDVAEIDRFRAAMERTPTMAERLFLPSELLLPSGERRGIASLAARFAAKEALAKALGAPAGLHWTDAEVYVEPTGQPRLRVTGTVAARATDLGVKSWHISLSHDAGVASAVVVAEG